The following is a genomic window from Vitis vinifera cultivar Pinot Noir 40024 chromosome 6, ASM3070453v1.
ATTGAAATGACAAATGGGTGAATGAGTATTGGAATCGATAAGATTTAACTACGAGAAGGAAACACAATTATTATATTTGGGTTTACATAAATTGTCATTATTTCTTACCTACGACATAAACCAAACATGTGATCTCAACAAAAAGCACACTTTCAATTAACAAATGTATACTAGCACATTATTGATAACTATTCCACGTGAGGTATGTGGTCACTTTGAATTGATGCGGAACCAAATGAAATCAACAGAGAAACCAATTGCAACATAAGGATAGAACAATGTAGGTAGGTAGGTTATCAAGATAGTAGAGGTGACTCTGGACATTGTGTGCCTGCAAACATCAAAGAGAACTAAGCAGGAGGTGAGAAACAATCAGGAACAAAAGCCCAAAAACCAGTTCTACTCCCACCCATCTCCTCCTCCCACCATCGCTCTTCATCTCAGCACTTGATCCACTACTTGAGTTGGCCTTAGCTGAAACCACAAAGATCCGAAGACATGAGTTCagaacaaaggaaaataaattgataaagaaTCAATTCAGGTTTTACCACTTGCAACTGAGGTGCTTTTGCTGGCAGCTGTGCTGTTCCCGTATTCCTCGAATATCTTAGCATCAGGTGAGCCTGCTGGTAGTTGCAGCAGAGCTGATCCAGCCAAGTATAGTCCAAAAACACATCAAATTAAATGTAACAGACCCGAAACCAAATTCATACATGTTCATATATGTGTGCTTACCAGGACATGCAGATATGTTAGCAGGTGCATGGCAGGCGCTGGGAAGGCCCATAGCAAGTGTAGCATTGATCTTAAGACCGAGATTCGGATCATTCCGATCCTTGATCAGTATGCATAGGCACTTTCTGGCCTTCTGCAGGACCTGTTTCAGCCCTGTACAGCAATCAAGAGTTGGAGACTTCCCTTCTCCCCCCACGTAAGGAAGACAAGTCGCGAGGCCAACCAACTGGTCTGCGCACTCCTCCCTATCCTTGGCGAAGTCTGCGCTTGCAGACATGAGCAGCATCATGATCACCAACATGTCTAACAACCCGAGAACCGCATATTTTGAAGCCATCCCAAGGTGTTTGATGTGTGCCTCAGAGGAAAAATTGGTGATGGTTGTGATGGGTTCTCGGGTTTTGATGGAGGGTTTCACATGTGAAGAGCTTGATTTGTCGTCTTCAAAAGAGAAGGTATAGTATTCAAGGTACAAAAGCAAACCCTTTGGCCCACACAAATTATATATTGAAGAATTGGGTTGTGGTCTAGTGAGTAGCACCCATAGTTTCAACTTTCAGGTACTTCTATTACTTCTTTGCCTTCTCTACAACTCTCCATTTACTCCATTTAGTTGTCACGTTCTCGTCACTGCATTTAACAGCTGAAACCAATATACAAGATACCTTCTCTACTTGTGTTGCATTGAAAAAGATCACTTAATCCATTTCCTTAATCCCACTTCGCACGAAAGCGAATGGACTTATTGTGCATGTCAATTGTCATTTAGCTGATAAGCTTGTAGATATTAAGGTTCCACAAATGGTATTTCTTGATATTATATTTGAAGCACTCGCTCAAAACAAGAGCTTTGAATTAGGGGTataagtgaaaattttgaaccTCGTTTAGATTTTAACAATTATAAACGTCGATCTAGTATGAAAATTTTGGACATTGATGttattagtttcatttttagtttcttaGGCTCATAACCTATAAAAACAAATCTTCTTTGAtaagttttttaatatatattataaaatgcATTCATTAtagtttatattaaaaaatttaaatgcaatttaaattttaaacccgttgtgagaatttaaaaaaaaatggacttgGGATCTATATTAACTTGCATTCAGTCAATCatctaaattaaatcaaattaatcttAAATAAACTTGATTTAGTTCGATTTTTCCATTACTAAAAACAATTCTAGTTTTGATTCAAGTTCAAACCAACTACATGATATGATCAAATTTTCTCCAAAAACAGGCCAAACAACATCATATACCCTTAAGTAGGGGTTCTTATAATTTTGtcatatgaaagaaaaaatagacaaTATCTCCCTTTAGAACTACCACCCACTAAAAGAAATTTGTCCTGATCTAGgtcaaaactataattaaatCACCCAAAAACGGCAACCCGTGATAGCTTTAGGTTAGTCCGTGAATACCCACCTCTTACCTAATCCAATAAGAACCCCACAAGCCTCGATGGCACAAAGTCCCCTTTGGACTAAAGCTAAGGGACCCCCTTTCCATGTGGGGCAATGCTAGGGTTTTTCCTCCATTTGGTGGTTAATTATTTGGGTGGTATCATGTAGATGCGAATGCATTGAAGGAAAGGACAAATTGCAGGTGAGAACATATTAAATTTAAGTAGTTGTGTCTCGTGGATGCCATGAATCCACACCTCTGCCCTTTGAATCCACACTTCTTTTAGGGCAAGTTTTGTAAGCACATTTTTTATGACATTGTGTTCCAACTGCCTGTGGGCAATGCCTTAATGGCAACAAATTTAGTTTGTCAAATTGTCATTAATGTAACTAAAAACTGAACAAATCGTGTATGTAGAACCGATTAATACTAAAAAGATTGATGACCAACTCAGAAATGGTAAGGGTTGGAGCAATTCTTTAAGAAGGCATTGATGGAGCTCAACTTGGAAGATGCTTCTTTGAGGAATAAGCAAGCCATGCTCTACTTTAGTTCTCGAGGGTCCAATATCAATTCATCTAGAAACTCGGGTGAAGGGTAACCAttgtttgaaaacaaattatttcaaTGGATTGATGGTAATACGAGCATTGGGTTGGTCGAAGAACAAGGTTACTAGTGAAAAATAAGGTATGTTTAGCATAGTGTTCAACTTTTATGTTTATCGTTCTAAGaagtaaaaacaaaagtaaCTATTGCAAAATTATCCTTTTGTATCATCAAGAAAAATATGGATCCTTATGTTTCTTTTCGGTTCCAAAACAAGGCTTGTATCTATATACTCTTAAAAATGATGGTTGACCTTCACATAGTGCTTAGTTCTCTAAAATTAGGTGTAATAAagtttgatataatttatcGGTACGAGTAAGGATGAGAATGGGGTAAGTTTTTCCGAGTACTTGTCTCACCTCACCTCTAATGGGAAATTAAGATAAATGGGATGAGGGTCGGTTTGGGAAGTTTTTAAAAGCTTGAATGAGTTTAGGACATGTTTAGGTATGATTTATCTTTCTCGGTCCAACCTTGattatatacaattttaaataaaaaattattttagttgatcttttttccatttttcaactttttaaatataaataaaatatcacttttcataaaaatgaattataaatatttataatatatttttatttataaattatattttttaaataaaattttaaaattttaaaataaaaaaaaattaaaatatgttgaAAAACTTTAAATAGGATGGGAGGGAAAGGACGGGTATGAGAATTTCCTATATTTGTCCTACCTCGCCttgttcaaatatttttttaggtgAGGATGagaatagatataaataaataagacagTTAGGATGAGGATGACTTGAAACCTCCCTTGCCATCCCTAGATTGGCTCCAAGCCAATAAACTTTTCACAAGTTTGAATTGAATATAATCATATTTGAATTAGATTTATGTTGACCTATAtaactaatttaataaatagatagtttttgGATCAATTTACATAATATGAATTTGACTTGAGTTGATCCCTTTAATATTTGTATTGATTAATCAAATTGTAACTTTAAACCATTTAAcccttatttttcttatttaaaatttgtttttaaataaataggccACTTAAACCATAAATACGTATGATGAAGACTTTAATCATATAAACTTATATAAGACTTAAAATGATtagtaaataagaaaaatgatcattaaataagttaaatatgtTATATGACATATTATCTGTTTAATAATCATATCATATTTGAGTTTATGTTTTGACCATATCATGTTTGAATTGAGCTATTTGATAGGATGTTTGGGCTTTTATACGACACATAAATAACCCATTAATATGAATTGATATCGTATCTAAAATAGGGCTTATGTTAACATCATATTGAGTAAAGATTGAATAGGTTGGAGCTTATGTTAACCTCATATCAAGGATTGAATAGGACAACTAGGAACTTAATCTCTTGAAGCTATATCCAAACCCATTGCTCTATCCTCTTCCAAAATTGTGATTCAAGCCCCACCATTGGTTAATGTATGATTtggtaattataattttgaaaaaaataaaaaacctatagattttattattattatttcgaaTTTTGCCCTatcaatacaaataaaataattattcattataacttaaaattaaatcaatttattctttaaaaccccttaaaaaaaaactctcacaTAGATACTTAGCcctgttaaaaaaattactaggaaaataatttaaaagaggaaaaaaaataaaaatattttagaaataaattttaatttaataaaatgttgtTCCAATTTTTTTCCCCTATACATAAAAATGGgaagatttataaaattttaaataattttttccatgTCAAATTAAAGAAGCCTTGCTTCCGGTATGTTTGGACCAGAGTCATCCCATTTAATTGTCCTTAGCCCAGCCCAGCCCAGCCCAGCCTATATTGAAGTCAAAAATCCTCAAACTAAAGCCCGGTCCATGAAGTCCATGAGACCTGATTTCCatgatttttctttgcttttccctccattttctcaccaaccaaacactCTTGTAGAAAATAACAAGAATTGATCTCTCAATGAATACTTCAAATTTCCAGAAATCGAATCACATTTGCATCATTCTGAAGACTGCAGTTTGTTCAAGACTATTTCTCTTAGCCCTAATCATCTTCTGGCGATCTCTATTCGAACCCTACGACACCTCCGCGCCTCTAAACCCTAATTGCCTCTCTCTCGAATCGCAACCTGCAGACACCGTTCTCTGGCCGAAGATCGGGGCGGCAATCGAAGGCAGCATCGTTTGGGACGCCGTGTATTTCGTCAGAATCGCGCAATGCGGCTACGAATACGAACAGTCCTACGCGTTTTTGCCTCTTCTTCCAATTTGCATTTCCTTCTTGTCTCGAACAGGTTTGATTACTTATTTGATAGTCAGCTTATCAAGCTTCAGCATTTATATCGGAATTCACATCATTATTAGTAAATAGTTGGAAAATCGATTGAGTTGGGTGAACTATGGAATCACTGATTTAATATTCGCTGAATTTGGATTCCAATCTGTACAACAAAGTCGGAAAGTTTGGAGAATTTAAATCAAATGACGAGTTCAACTTaatgaagttcattttttattatttggctGAAAAATGGACGAGTTATTCGCAAATTTAGTTGGAGTCCAGtgataaatttttttggaatgattgaaaaaaaaaaaagaaaaaagaaaaagaaaaagaaaaaaacatggaTTTCCGAATGGTAAATGGTTTGGCAATGTGAACAAATTTGGCCTGTAAAATCAAGGTAGTCATTTCTATGGAACAACAACAAACTCAGTGAAAAATACTATTTTCAGATTTCATTAATGATGAAGGCATTACTTCTCTTACTCGTTTTAATCCAAATGGTTCATCAGTTTTCCTATTATATTCATGAACACAATACCCATGTTTTTTTCGGAAATTTATTTAGGAAGATTTTCATGAAGTATAGCCCTTGCAGTTTCTAAATTTGTGTTGGGATTTTGTGATAATGGGCTTTTGAAGGTTTAttgatgttttgttttgttttgtttcagtATTCGCGCCACTGATTCCACTAATTGGGCATAGAGCTGTGCTGGGATTATCTGGCTATGTACTCAACAACATTGCCTTTGTGTTAGCAGCAGTTTATTTTTACAAGTGAGTCGCTTGCTCATTCATCCTTTTATTTCTAAAGGCCATCAACTCAATTGAAAAACACATTGTTGCTATTTTTTGATGTTCAAATGGGAAGCTGATGTTAAATATCAAATGGATTTTGAGATTTGCTGTGGATGGAGATATGTTGGAAGAAGGTTATTGTGGGGAAGTTTGGTAAGGGACATGTTGGTTGGTCTTCTGGGTAGGAAGAGGGGTAATAAGAGTGGGTTTTCAGTGAGCTGTTAGAAAGGGTTGGGAGGCTTTTCTTCCTGATTCAGATCTCCAAGGAGGATGGACTTGGAACCACATTCTTTTATGATATTTGTGATGGAGAGATTCCTCTTAGGGATACTTTGCAAAATTCCTTAAATTCCCCTAACGCTCTTAAACtctaataaaaaatggaatcatagtactaataaaacaaaaacttaacCATTCAGCCACCTAAAGATCTGTTTTGATCTCGATTTGTCTGAATTTTGCATCTAAAGTTGCATCTTGAACTAATCACCTCAATTTTCAACCTTCTGAGGACTGTTGAATACATAATTTGTTTGGAACTAAATGgcttgagaaaataaaagaaatggttcAACCATTTGAGTAATCTATGCTGTGAATTTGCAACATTTATGTTTCATTTTAGAACTTCTGATGGTTGTTTCTGGTTTTGCCATTCTAACAGGCTTTCAGTTATTATTTTGAAGGACAAAGAAGCGGCATTCCGAGCTTCAATATTGTTTTGCTTCAATCCAGCTTCCATATTCTATTCATCAATGTAACCTTCAAACTCCTTTCATCTTAGTTGTTAATCAGAAAAGGGGATTAAACTGAGTATCTCACTTTCCTTGAAATTTTTAGATACTCGGAGAGTCTGTATGCCCTATTGTCTGTTGGAGGAGTATATCACTTAATCTCCAGTTCAAATAATGTTGCTGTGCTTTGGCTTGCTCTGTCCGGTTCTGCGAGGTCAAATGGAGTTCTTAATGCTGGCTACTTCTGTTTCCAGACTATGCACGAGGCTTATGAGGCTATCTTCCTTAAAAAGCGTGCTTATGTGagtttttactttcttttatagttgctatttttggttttaatggTTGAAGCAATGGAAAATGGTCTATAAACACATGTCTCATTTTAAACTGGTTTAACTTGACAAAATAGATATATTTAGGTGAGAGCTTTCCTTGTATTTAATatgatgaagaaagaaaaaattttggaaaaaaacttATCAACTGAATGTTAATATATTCTCCTTCAGGCAAAATCCATTAAACTTTATTTGAACTCAAGTTAATTAGTTTCTTGGAATGGTGCCATATAAAACTATAATTTGATtaccattatttttaatttatttttccagTTAGATAAACTTACTCCACCCTTatattcataataatataaGTTATATAGCAAGTTCACTTGATTATGGGAAGCTTTTATGTCCTGGATGTGTTTAATTGAAGCAACTGGTGGAAAAATAGAGACTTcaatgtgttttttaaaattttcttataagcCGAGTAATTAGTAAACCTTAAAAAATGCTATACCTCTTATATAATGGCAAATGTCAACTGCATTTAGTTTGGGAGGCTTATATCAGTCATCACACTCCTCACTCTCATTCACAAAACCCATCTCACTGTAGTTCTATGGCAACATCTGCTTGAATCCCTTGTCactctttatttattatctGACTTACATAATGAAAATTGTCACTCACTTGAGCATCCATGTGTCATCAATATTAAGTTCTTGACTACTCTCTCATTTCCAGTTCTAATGtcaatgaaaattcatttaagATATTCAACTTACTCTTATTGTCTTAAAATCTCTTGCTTTCAAAGCTTTTCTCCATAATTCTAAGTCCATAATCCTGCTCTAGTTTTGTCAACGAACTGTTAAATGTTGGAAAATAGCATATACCATGTCACACATGCAAGTTATTGAtgttataaattaattgaattcATTTCTTTGATGCTTAAATATGTACAACTAATTTTCATCTTATTAATTCCAAATTATAGTTGTACATTGTGCAGACTCCATAGAATGCTTGAGCCAATGATATCCATTGTAATTTTTTTGTCTCTATATCCAGTTGTCAGTGCAGGTTCTTCTTGTTGGAGTGCTGCGTTGTCTATGTATTTTTGTTCCATTTGTTGCTTTTCAAGCATATGGGTACTACAATATTTGTCTTGGACATTTTCCAGATGAAATGAGTCCTTGGTGCAAAGCAAGAGTACCTTTGGTATATAATTATCTTCAAAGTCATTATTGGTATGTTTTCACTTATGTAACTATTGATTATTGTTTTTGCCCTTTACTCTCCTTCTCCTGTCTTGTGCAATTATTTGATACTTTTGGTTTTCCTCAAGAGTTGGCACCATACACACGTATATCTTAGATTTCTTGTTGGATTAAATTTGCAGAGGATTCGGATTTCTCCATTCCATGTGACTATTGTCTCTGGAGAAATAACTAGTTCCACATAGTTGTATACATGTATTCATTATGTTGAACCATATATAAGATTTTAGGCATTGAtgtgtttgtaatttttttgaCATTGACCATTGATGGTTTTTTCTCATTTAGGGGAGTGGGTTTCTTGAGATACTTCCAACTAAAGCAGTTGCCAAACTTTCTGCTTGCATCCCCAATATTGTCTTTAGCACTATGCTCAATTATCCATTATATGAGGTTACAGcctgaaatatttttctcactGGGTTTCCGAGCTTCTCCTGAGGAAAAGAATTCTGCAGCTGTGCTTTTTTCTCTGGGAGCAGATAAAAGATCGAACAGTGATCAGTTTTCTAAGAAATCCATCCCTCAGACACAAGGTACCTTCATGCTGGAATTTATCTTGTGAATTATCATTTGATGTCACAACTTTGTTTTTGTTAACCATTTTGAATCAAACTTCTTGTGTTGCAAGCAAATTTGTATCTGGAGTTCTCTAAAACCATCTAGGATCTTATTTTCCAGGTTGACATGGCATTCAAAAATGGGAATTACTTCAATCTAATTTTTCTGACAGTATGGCATTCAAAGCTGTACAATTTGGCCATATTCAGTGATATTTATCCTGATTCCATATTATTTCCACACATTAACAACATTTTCATGAGCTAATTGTACTTGTAACAGAAAATCACAATCTTAGACGGCGGAAACAGCTTCAAGGAGAGGAATCTGCTGCATCTCCTACTGGATGCAAATCATCAGCAAGGCTAGGTTACTTGTCAGCCTTTGTTCTCCCCTTTGTTCTGCACTTGGGATTCATGGCAGCCACAGCATTTTTTGTTATGCATGTGCAGGTCTGACTCATTCTTCTTCTCATCTGCAATATTTTTCATTACATGCTATAGTTTGCGTTCTTTCAGATGTTGCACACACCCTGAATCACAACTTAGAAATTACATGGTGTATAGCGTTAAGATTTTCTCCTGGATCAAATTTGATCTCATGGAAATAATGGGTATGCTTGGCAATTTATAGGTCTCTACCCGGTTCTTATCTGCCAGCCCTCCTCTTTACTGGTTTGCCTCGTACTTAATGGTGTCCCCTGGTGCTGGTAGAAGATGGGGATATTTGATTTGGGCATACTCTGCAGCTTACATCCTCCTGGGAAGCTTGCTCTTCTCAAACTTTTACCCCTTCACTTGAGAAGCTCCCGCATCGATTTTTTCATCATCCAAGCAGAACTTTCCCATTGCTGATCTGGTTCTCACCATGTTTCCCAGTCCAGTTTGATTGTATGTTCTGCTTCTACATAGGATCAACCTCAAAATTTTCGTCCTGTTATCACTGAGGTATCTCTACCATTATCATTGGAGCTGGCATTTTGCTGACTTGGTGTAGGAACCAGTGGATTTGAGACTCAGAAGCATGGCGATTTGGGAGGACTGAgaaaaggaggaagaagagcAGAGGCGCAGTGGCATGCATGGAGGCATCATCATGGAAGGACAGTTTCCACTTATCACCCTTTCAGGGACAAACCCTAGGGGTTATTGTTAATGCCCCTTTGTTGGAATGAAAATATTCATAGTACAAGATTTGTAATATTGCTAGGCAGCCcatgttttcgaaaatagttttcaaagaAGTTTTTTGCAACACTTCTTAGAAAtagtttaaagttatttttaggaATTAAGGGTCCGTTccaaagtgttttcaaaaaatacttttaaccaaaaaagtgtttttgaagaaaaattaggatgtttgataaaattttaaaaatattttaaaatttttttacaatcacttataatattaaaaaaaaaattgttataatattctctttaaagatatttaagatatttagagtgtgtttgatttttagtttttttatttatttgaaagataaaaatttttaagtgttaaaaaaagataatcaaacatacttttaatatgtaattattttaaaaacacttttaaaaaaacgtttttattaaaaacaatttcatataAACAATAGCACACACTCTAAATTTTGTTTGAACATTTGAATATGggaaattttttcata
Proteins encoded in this region:
- the LOC100263837 gene encoding non-specific lipid transfer protein GPI-anchored 14 gives rise to the protein MASKYAVLGLLDMLVIMMLLMSASADFAKDREECADQLVGLATCLPYVGGEGKSPTLDCCTGLKQVLQKARKCLCILIKDRNDPNLGLKINATLAMGLPSACHAPANISACPALLQLPAGSPDAKIFEEYGNSTAASKSTSVASAKANSSSGSSAEMKSDGGRRRWVGVELVFGLLFLIVSHLLLSSL
- the LOC100241567 gene encoding uncharacterized protein LOC100241567; translated protein: MNTSNFQKSNHICIILKTAVCSRLFLLALIIFWRSLFEPYDTSAPLNPNCLSLESQPADTVLWPKIGAAIEGSIVWDAVYFVRIAQCGYEYEQSYAFLPLLPICISFLSRTVFAPLIPLIGHRAVLGLSGYVLNNIAFVLAAVYFYKLSVIILKDKEAAFRASILFCFNPASIFYSSIYSESLYALLSVGGVYHLISSSNNVAVLWLALSGSARSNGVLNAGYFCFQTMHEAYEAIFLKKRAYLSVQVLLVGVLRCLCIFVPFVAFQAYGYYNICLGHFPDEMSPWCKARVPLVYNYLQSHYWGVGFLRYFQLKQLPNFLLASPILSLALCSIIHYMRLQPEIFFSLGFRASPEEKNSAAVLFSLGADKRSNSDQFSKKSIPQTQENHNLRRRKQLQGEESAASPTGCKSSARLGYLSAFVLPFVLHLGFMAATAFFVMHVQVSTRFLSASPPLYWFASYLMVSPGAGRRWGYLIWAYSAAYILLGSLLFSNFYPFT